From a region of the Thiomicrorhabdus sp. genome:
- a CDS encoding FKBP-type peptidyl-prolyl cis-trans isomerase has product MSNNYTSSADIVSYGIGRQMGDQLASDPFEGVNAEAVAAGVLDALSGVASPIDDAGFAKAFQEINDIMQVKQAEKAQAAAAEGEAFLAENAKKEGVFVTESGLQYEILTEGSGEKPSAESTVSTHYHGTLIDGTVFDSSVERGQPAEFPVNRVIAGWTEALQLMPTGSKWRLYVPQELAYGAQGSGGKIAPYSTLVFDVELLDIVA; this is encoded by the coding sequence ATGTCTAATAACTATACGTCTTCTGCTGACATTGTCAGTTACGGAATTGGTCGTCAAATGGGTGATCAATTAGCTTCTGACCCTTTTGAGGGTGTTAACGCTGAAGCGGTTGCCGCTGGTGTTCTTGATGCTCTTTCTGGTGTTGCTAGCCCAATTGATGATGCTGGCTTTGCGAAAGCGTTTCAAGAAATTAACGATATTATGCAAGTAAAACAAGCTGAAAAAGCTCAAGCTGCAGCGGCTGAAGGCGAAGCTTTTTTAGCTGAAAATGCTAAAAAAGAAGGTGTTTTTGTAACTGAATCAGGCTTGCAGTATGAGATTCTTACTGAAGGGTCTGGCGAGAAACCAAGTGCTGAATCAACGGTTTCAACTCACTATCACGGTACGTTAATTGATGGTACGGTATTTGATAGTTCAGTAGAACGTGGCCAGCCTGCTGAGTTCCCTGTTAACCGTGTTATTGCGGGTTGGACAGAAGCTTTACAGTTAATGCCTACAGGTTCTAAGTGGCGTTTATATGTTCCTCAAGAATTAGCCTATGGTGCTCAAGGTTCTGGTGGAAAGATCGCTCCTTACTCAACTTTAGTATTTGATGTAGAGTTGTTAGATATTGTTGCTTAG
- a CDS encoding nitrilase-related carbon-nitrogen hydrolase — protein MNILSIQWSPIWQDNQANLRLLQENFEANLNSSLQTSPKKTSLKIDLVILPELFHGGFSMQPERFAESIDGEVSQILAGLAIKYSVAIVAGVAQKQVRTTCHGQETKFYNRALVFDSNGQQIGAYTKQKLFSYAHEQQTYSEGHQPVIVDIKGQPFAVLICYDLRFPELFRQVAKQVKGIIVIANWPASRQTHWEALLKARAIENQCFMVGVNRIGQDGNGLDYIGGSMVVSPLGEVIAYGGEMDKTMTASIDISQTNLVRQQFPFLDDMTIE, from the coding sequence ATGAATATTCTTAGTATTCAATGGTCGCCAATCTGGCAAGACAACCAGGCTAATTTACGTTTGCTTCAAGAAAATTTTGAAGCTAATTTAAATAGCTCGCTACAAACCTCACCTAAAAAAACATCATTGAAAATAGATTTGGTAATACTGCCAGAGCTGTTTCATGGCGGTTTTTCAATGCAACCAGAACGGTTTGCAGAATCGATTGATGGAGAAGTGAGCCAAATTTTAGCAGGCCTGGCAATAAAGTATTCTGTTGCGATTGTTGCCGGTGTCGCACAAAAACAAGTGCGTACAACCTGCCATGGACAAGAAACCAAGTTTTATAACCGTGCCTTGGTATTTGATTCTAACGGGCAACAAATTGGTGCTTATACAAAACAAAAATTGTTTAGTTACGCCCATGAACAACAAACCTATTCTGAAGGTCATCAGCCTGTGATTGTTGATATTAAAGGTCAACCTTTTGCTGTGTTAATCTGTTATGACTTACGTTTTCCTGAGCTATTTAGGCAAGTCGCCAAACAAGTCAAAGGCATAATTGTGATTGCTAACTGGCCAGCTTCTCGGCAAACGCATTGGGAGGCCTTACTTAAGGCCAGAGCTATAGAAAACCAATGTTTTATGGTTGGCGTAAACCGCATTGGTCAAGATGGTAATGGCTTAGACTATATTGGCGGTTCAATGGTTGTTTCACCCTTGGGAGAGGTAATAGCTTATGGGGGCGAAATGGATAAGACGATGACTGCTAGTATTGATATTAGTCAAACTAATCTCGTTCGCCAGCAGTTTCCGTTTTTAGATGATATGACAATAGAATAA
- a CDS encoding SIMPL domain-containing protein, which translates to MQVNNKVSALLLGFFIFLGLSSLGYLLGNSALKYKQLDRTVTVKGLSEQEFKADIVIWPIRFVVASNNVEDLYGKIDENNQKIKVFLEKNGIKASEISFASPSINDKTAEQYSNAIKPEYRYSGSQIVTVYSKNIDDVLAVKSKLSELGKQGIVLTGSGYQTQTEYLFTRLNEVKPQMIEEATRKAREVAEKFATDSNSQLGKIKKASQGQFTISSRDKNNPQIKKVRVVSTVEYYLSD; encoded by the coding sequence ATGCAAGTTAACAATAAAGTAAGTGCGTTGCTGTTAGGTTTTTTTATCTTTTTAGGCTTAAGTTCTTTAGGCTATTTATTAGGCAATTCGGCTTTGAAATATAAGCAGCTAGATAGAACGGTAACGGTAAAAGGATTGTCTGAGCAAGAGTTTAAAGCCGATATTGTGATTTGGCCTATAAGGTTTGTGGTTGCCAGCAATAATGTGGAAGATCTCTATGGCAAAATTGATGAAAACAATCAAAAAATAAAAGTCTTTCTTGAAAAGAATGGCATAAAAGCAAGTGAAATCTCTTTTGCATCACCCTCCATTAACGATAAAACCGCAGAGCAGTATAGTAATGCGATAAAGCCAGAATACCGTTATTCTGGTTCTCAAATAGTAACCGTATATTCCAAAAATATAGATGATGTTTTGGCGGTTAAAAGTAAGTTATCAGAACTGGGTAAACAAGGCATTGTGCTAACGGGCAGTGGCTATCAAACACAAACCGAGTATTTGTTTACACGCTTAAATGAGGTTAAACCGCAAATGATTGAAGAAGCTACCCGAAAAGCTAGAGAAGTCGCAGAAAAATTTGCAACCGACTCTAACAGTCAGCTAGGAAAAATCAAAAAAGCTTCACAAGGACAATTTACCATTAGTTCAAGAGATAAAAATAACCCGCAAATAAAAAAAGTGCGAGTAGTCTCTACTGTTGAATATTATCTTTCAGATTAA
- a CDS encoding choice-of-anchor O protein, whose translation MNIFTKKPIAIAVTLALGLSVAGCFNSGDSSSSETALTGTFVDSAVEGLTYKGRFNGKTDSAGHYQFANGQNVVFYLGDRIRLGQLLGSVDEVTPKDFFGPDATLDQRVLNILVLLQSLDSDGVASNGITITEEAIIALEQAMTDAGINLDEIDFSAMTPAEAETFAAQLATILQAVVDATDSPDDHVVTDQEAEYHFDSAISGDITVHKNISRTPAMGSGGHSIASMMLHTTQTTASGTVDDTAPAVRPLLVSYTDTMTGSFLMGTGSSELPDIEHFADTFVALSLDKGATWKPVNISNTAENSSIEVDYYGTGEKLPYYGHSFHPAMKTEGNKVLVAWNDKFCPSGNPSNLEQVIVDGKTTYPDDLYLVNGPQGTINYEGIEEYAGETVEAHEVPFSCIWVARGVFNETDHDIDWFAPEQLTSGRRDSNKVTIASDTTGFVVSWQEDPEGLRPGSGSGPGEGWSGATTNHKTDIWYSYITMDKFDVADPDAVIGGSPDTDNETLKPKALYSLATPVPISDNAVCLQENVDNGTGAQYCANLCADNGTFTATGDEDPRDNGKCFSNYDDPIRAIYNDTPDIVEKQLLNGDTGASRPIIGLFGNKVILGYEETKGEATSLPGVPNSETLDTIPVQDQGKIAYVHSFDMTAPTPIAPGTIVNELRPNEEDGTPVLENVRRLTLITQVDSKDVLGTDGQGAGAIAPNAHLWGILYKSGIETQGASSDMYLRLAKGGYDVSNLNTKEDMAAIMGTETWPSNSWNLSSHVAVDDEGTVGSWTEANLDDATWENNWENTFSPRGFLSGNTIFIGYEYTPSWRLTGVGHLSNNFTVTRSDNNGTNWTTPYNVSNITNNIISTLDPRLIPTSEAIPGLETRDPNTVFITYGTVEMGTGIEEDLFLTRSTDGGDTWEKVPSNPEASVPVDDMNEAITKTVAEEKEVQNIASPDGKTLYSIWLQELDPAEAPDSAADYLLGSDIWAQRKDYDVEEEVLPQ comes from the coding sequence ATGAATATATTTACTAAAAAACCCATCGCAATTGCTGTAACGCTGGCTCTAGGATTAAGTGTTGCAGGTTGTTTTAATAGTGGCGATAGTTCTAGTAGTGAAACAGCATTAACGGGTACGTTTGTTGACTCAGCTGTGGAAGGTTTAACTTACAAAGGGCGTTTTAACGGCAAAACTGATTCAGCTGGTCACTATCAGTTTGCTAATGGTCAAAACGTGGTTTTCTATTTAGGTGATCGTATCCGACTAGGTCAATTACTTGGTTCAGTAGATGAAGTTACACCAAAAGATTTTTTTGGGCCTGATGCTACCCTTGACCAGCGCGTTTTAAATATTTTGGTTTTATTACAATCATTGGATAGCGACGGCGTTGCTTCTAACGGTATAACCATTACAGAAGAAGCTATTATCGCTTTAGAGCAAGCCATGACGGATGCTGGTATTAATTTGGATGAAATCGATTTTTCAGCCATGACGCCAGCCGAAGCGGAAACCTTTGCAGCACAATTAGCCACAATACTACAAGCCGTTGTTGATGCAACAGATTCACCAGATGACCACGTTGTAACTGACCAAGAAGCTGAATATCATTTTGATTCAGCCATCAGTGGTGACATTACCGTACACAAGAATATCTCTAGAACCCCTGCAATGGGTAGCGGTGGTCACAGTATTGCCAGTATGATGTTGCATACCACGCAAACGACTGCGTCTGGTACTGTGGATGACACTGCACCCGCTGTAAGACCTTTGTTAGTGAGCTACACTGACACGATGACAGGTAGTTTTTTAATGGGGACAGGTAGTTCTGAACTCCCAGACATAGAACACTTTGCCGATACCTTTGTGGCCCTATCCCTTGATAAGGGTGCTACCTGGAAGCCAGTTAATATTTCAAATACGGCAGAAAATTCATCTATTGAAGTGGATTATTACGGTACTGGTGAAAAACTCCCATACTATGGTCACTCATTCCACCCTGCAATGAAAACCGAAGGCAACAAAGTATTGGTAGCTTGGAATGATAAGTTTTGCCCAAGCGGTAACCCATCAAACCTTGAACAGGTTATCGTAGATGGTAAAACCACTTATCCAGACGACTTATATTTAGTGAATGGTCCTCAAGGCACTATCAATTATGAAGGGATTGAAGAATATGCAGGTGAAACTGTAGAAGCACATGAAGTGCCGTTTAGCTGCATTTGGGTGGCTCGTGGTGTGTTTAATGAAACAGATCACGATATTGACTGGTTTGCTCCTGAGCAATTAACTTCTGGTCGTCGTGACTCAAATAAAGTGACGATTGCTTCTGATACCACTGGCTTTGTAGTGTCTTGGCAAGAAGACCCTGAAGGTTTACGCCCAGGTAGTGGTTCTGGCCCTGGTGAAGGATGGAGTGGTGCAACCACAAATCATAAAACCGATATTTGGTATAGCTACATCACTATGGATAAATTTGATGTTGCCGATCCTGATGCAGTAATTGGTGGCTCACCAGATACCGATAATGAAACACTTAAACCAAAAGCACTGTATAGCTTGGCAACTCCAGTACCAATCAGTGATAACGCGGTTTGTTTACAAGAGAACGTAGACAATGGCACAGGTGCTCAATATTGTGCAAATCTTTGTGCAGACAATGGTACCTTTACAGCAACTGGTGACGAAGACCCACGCGATAATGGCAAATGCTTTAGTAACTACGATGATCCAATCAGAGCGATTTACAACGATACGCCTGATATTGTAGAAAAACAGCTGTTAAATGGTGATACAGGAGCTTCACGACCAATTATTGGCTTGTTTGGCAATAAAGTTATCTTAGGTTATGAAGAAACTAAAGGTGAAGCGACCAGCTTACCAGGGGTTCCAAATAGTGAAACCTTAGATACCATTCCAGTTCAAGACCAAGGTAAAATCGCGTATGTGCACTCTTTTGACATGACGGCTCCTACTCCGATTGCTCCTGGAACGATTGTTAATGAACTTAGACCTAATGAAGAAGATGGTACACCTGTGCTTGAAAACGTTAGACGTTTAACATTGATTACTCAAGTTGATTCTAAAGATGTTCTAGGTACGGATGGTCAAGGAGCTGGTGCTATAGCTCCGAATGCTCATTTATGGGGAATTCTATATAAATCTGGAATTGAAACCCAAGGTGCCTCTTCTGACATGTATTTACGTCTAGCCAAAGGTGGTTACGATGTATCGAACTTAAATACCAAAGAAGATATGGCAGCGATTATGGGCACAGAAACCTGGCCTTCTAATAGCTGGAACTTAAGTTCACATGTGGCTGTGGATGATGAGGGAACAGTGGGGTCTTGGACTGAAGCTAACTTAGATGATGCAACTTGGGAAAACAATTGGGAGAACACTTTCTCTCCACGTGGTTTCTTAAGTGGCAACACCATCTTTATTGGTTATGAATATACTCCATCATGGCGTTTAACAGGGGTTGGGCACTTGTCTAACAACTTTACGGTAACTCGTTCTGATAATAATGGTACAAACTGGACAACTCCATATAATGTATCAAACATTACCAATAACATCATTTCAACATTGGATCCAAGATTGATTCCAACCTCTGAAGCGATTCCAGGGTTAGAAACAAGAGATCCAAATACCGTGTTTATTACCTACGGTACAGTCGAAATGGGAACAGGTATAGAGGAAGATTTATTCTTAACTCGCTCGACCGATGGTGGTGACACCTGGGAAAAAGTACCATCAAATCCTGAAGCCTCAGTACCTGTTGATGACATGAATGAAGCAATTACAAAGACCGTTGCGGAAGAAAAAGAGGTGCAAAACATCGCTTCTCCTGATGGTAAAACGCTTTATTCTATCTGGTTACAAGAACTAGACCCAGCTGAGGCACCAGATAGTGCTGCTGACTATCTATTAGGTAGTGACATTTGGGCACAGCGTAAAGATTATGATGTTGAGGAAGAGGTACTACCTCAATAA
- a CDS encoding ABC-F family ATPase, which yields MISTANITMQFGEKPLFEDISVKFGNGNRYGLIGANGCGKSTFMKILGGDLEQTSGTVSIDENERVGKLKQDQFAYEEFSVVDTVIMGQPELWEVKRERDRIYSLPAMTETEGMLVADLEVKFGEMDGYTAESRAGELLLGLEIPVELHFGPMSEVAPGWKLRVLLAQALFSDPDILLLDEPTNNLDINTIRWLETVLNERKSTMIIISHDRHFLNSVCTHMADLDYGELRLYPGNYDEYMTAATMAREQLLSDNAKKQAQIAELKTFVSRFSANASKAKQATSRAKLIDKIELTEVKASSRVNPFIRFEQDKKLFRLALEVEKLGKTYNNDGEVNEVFKDLNLMLEVEERLAVLGANGAGKTTFLKCLVGDTELTSGAVKWSENVKIGYYAQDHASDFEEDLTLLDWMAQWKQEGDDEQALRAVLGRLLFSQKEIDKSVKVLSGGEQGRMLFGKLMLQKPNVLIMDEPTNHLDMESIESLNLAMENFPGTIIFVSHDREFVSSIATRLLIMKEDGIEDFRGDYESYLATQV from the coding sequence TTGATTTCTACAGCAAATATCACCATGCAGTTTGGTGAAAAACCTCTTTTTGAAGATATCTCAGTTAAATTCGGTAACGGAAACCGTTACGGTTTAATTGGAGCTAATGGTTGTGGTAAATCAACCTTTATGAAGATTCTTGGGGGCGATTTAGAGCAAACGTCTGGCACAGTAAGCATCGATGAGAATGAACGTGTTGGTAAACTTAAGCAGGACCAATTTGCTTATGAAGAGTTTAGTGTTGTCGATACCGTTATTATGGGGCAGCCAGAACTTTGGGAAGTAAAGCGTGAGCGTGATCGTATCTATAGCCTGCCTGCAATGACTGAAACAGAAGGTATGTTAGTTGCAGACTTAGAAGTTAAGTTTGGTGAGATGGACGGATATACCGCAGAATCTCGTGCTGGAGAATTACTACTAGGTTTAGAAATTCCAGTAGAACTGCATTTTGGTCCAATGAGTGAAGTTGCCCCAGGTTGGAAGTTACGTGTGCTGTTGGCCCAAGCCTTATTTTCTGATCCAGACATTCTGTTACTTGATGAGCCAACCAACAACTTGGATATCAACACGATTCGTTGGTTAGAAACGGTGTTGAATGAACGTAAAAGCACAATGATTATCATCTCGCATGATAGACATTTTCTAAACAGTGTTTGCACACACATGGCTGATTTAGACTATGGTGAGTTACGACTTTACCCTGGTAATTACGATGAGTATATGACTGCTGCAACAATGGCTCGTGAACAACTATTATCTGATAATGCTAAAAAACAAGCACAGATTGCCGAGCTTAAAACTTTTGTTAGCCGTTTCTCAGCAAATGCATCAAAAGCTAAACAGGCCACTTCACGTGCTAAGTTAATTGATAAGATTGAATTAACTGAAGTTAAAGCCTCTAGCCGTGTGAACCCGTTTATTCGTTTTGAACAAGACAAAAAATTGTTCCGTTTAGCATTAGAAGTTGAAAAACTTGGTAAAACATACAATAACGATGGCGAAGTCAATGAAGTCTTTAAAGACCTAAACCTAATGTTAGAAGTAGAAGAGCGTTTAGCGGTGCTTGGTGCCAACGGTGCAGGTAAAACCACTTTTCTAAAATGTTTGGTTGGCGATACCGAGCTCACCTCTGGAGCGGTTAAATGGTCTGAAAATGTAAAGATTGGCTATTACGCTCAGGATCATGCAAGTGATTTCGAAGAAGATTTAACGTTGCTAGATTGGATGGCTCAGTGGAAACAAGAGGGCGATGATGAACAAGCTCTGCGTGCCGTTTTAGGGCGTTTATTGTTCTCGCAGAAAGAGATTGATAAGTCTGTTAAAGTGCTTTCTGGTGGTGAACAAGGCCGCATGTTATTTGGTAAGTTAATGTTACAAAAGCCAAATGTACTGATTATGGATGAGCCAACCAACCACTTAGATATGGAATCAATTGAATCACTCAATTTAGCGATGGAAAACTTTCCAGGTACCATTATCTTTGTCTCACATGACCGAGAGTTTGTTTCATCCATCGCCACACGTTTATTGATAATGAAAGAAGACGGTATTGAAGACTTTAGAGGAGACTATGAATCTTATTTAGCAACTCAAGTTTAG
- the htpG gene encoding molecular chaperone HtpG has product MSATETHAFQTEVNQLLKLMIHALYSNKEIFVRELVSNASDALDKLRFEAVSNDALTEGEEELAVKLEFNKEARTITITDNGIGMTRDEVIANIGTIANSGTKKFLESMTGDQAKDSNLIGQFGVGFYSSFIVADEVSLVTRKAGTDAAEGTKWVSKGEGEFTLETVEKAQKGTVITLHLKEDMDEFLDEHRLKTIITTYSDHINFPIKMEKSEWDEEAKESKATGEFEQINKATAIWTQPKSELSDEDYKNFYQTISHDFNEPLAHMHNKVEGTLEYTSLLYIPKNAPFDLYDRERRYGLKLYVKRVFIMDDAEHLMPTYLRFVRGVIDSADLPLNVSREILQSNKVVDKIRSASVKRVLDQLAKMAKAEEQEEYNGFWDQFGQVMKEGVVEDFANKDKIAKLLRFASTENNSSAEQRVSLESYVDRMQEGQEAIYFIVADTHAAAKGSPHLEMFRKKGIEVLLLSDRIDEWLVSHLTEFDGKQLKSITSADLKEFEDEADKDISEDEKQAREALTEKVKKVIEDKVSDVRITHRLTDSPACVVSAEGDMSAHMARMMAQMGQEIPKQNPVLELNPDHALVKKLESIDDEAKLKEWSLFLLEQAQLAEGDQLEEPAEFIKRMNALLSEVI; this is encoded by the coding sequence ATGAGTGCAACAGAGACTCACGCGTTTCAAACCGAAGTAAACCAACTTTTAAAGTTAATGATTCACGCCCTGTATTCAAACAAAGAAATTTTTGTGAGAGAGCTTGTTTCTAACGCATCGGATGCATTAGATAAGTTACGTTTTGAAGCGGTTTCAAATGACGCCTTAACAGAAGGTGAAGAAGAGTTAGCGGTTAAGCTAGAGTTTAATAAAGAAGCTCGTACAATCACGATTACCGATAACGGTATTGGTATGACTCGTGATGAAGTGATTGCAAACATTGGTACCATTGCCAATTCAGGTACAAAAAAATTCCTAGAATCCATGACAGGTGACCAAGCTAAAGATTCAAACTTAATCGGTCAATTTGGTGTAGGTTTCTACTCATCATTTATTGTTGCGGATGAAGTGTCTTTAGTTACCCGTAAAGCTGGTACAGATGCCGCTGAAGGAACCAAATGGGTATCTAAAGGTGAAGGCGAATTTACTTTAGAGACTGTTGAAAAAGCCCAAAAAGGTACTGTCATCACTCTTCATTTAAAAGAAGATATGGATGAATTTCTAGATGAACACCGTCTAAAAACCATTATTACTACCTATTCTGATCATATTAACTTTCCAATTAAAATGGAAAAATCAGAGTGGGATGAAGAAGCCAAAGAATCTAAAGCAACGGGTGAGTTTGAGCAAATCAACAAGGCTACTGCTATCTGGACTCAACCAAAGTCTGAGTTATCTGATGAAGATTACAAAAACTTCTATCAAACTATCTCACATGACTTTAATGAGCCTTTAGCACATATGCATAACAAAGTAGAAGGTACTTTAGAGTACACTTCTTTGTTGTATATTCCTAAAAATGCACCATTTGATTTATACGACCGTGAACGTCGTTATGGCCTTAAGTTGTATGTTAAGCGTGTATTCATTATGGATGACGCAGAACACCTAATGCCTACTTACCTACGTTTTGTACGTGGGGTAATTGACTCAGCAGATCTACCGCTTAACGTTTCTCGTGAAATTTTACAGAGCAATAAAGTGGTTGATAAGATTCGTTCAGCTTCGGTTAAACGTGTATTAGACCAACTAGCTAAAATGGCCAAAGCGGAAGAGCAAGAAGAGTACAACGGTTTCTGGGATCAGTTTGGTCAAGTGATGAAAGAAGGTGTGGTAGAAGATTTTGCCAATAAAGATAAAATTGCCAAATTACTACGTTTTGCCTCAACAGAAAATAACTCTTCAGCAGAACAGCGTGTTTCATTAGAAAGCTATGTTGATCGTATGCAAGAAGGCCAAGAAGCGATTTACTTTATTGTTGCAGATACGCATGCGGCGGCAAAAGGTAGCCCACACCTAGAAATGTTCCGTAAAAAAGGCATTGAAGTACTGCTACTTTCAGATCGTATTGATGAGTGGTTGGTGTCGCACCTTACTGAATTTGATGGCAAACAACTTAAATCAATTACCTCTGCAGACTTAAAAGAGTTTGAAGACGAAGCGGATAAAGATATTTCTGAAGATGAAAAACAAGCGCGTGAAGCTTTAACTGAAAAAGTTAAAAAAGTGATTGAAGATAAAGTTTCTGATGTTCGCATTACGCATCGTTTAACAGATTCTCCAGCTTGTGTTGTGAGTGCAGAAGGTGATATGTCTGCTCATATGGCTCGTATGATGGCTCAAATGGGACAAGAAATTCCAAAACAAAACCCTGTTTTAGAATTAAACCCAGATCACGCATTAGTTAAAAAGCTTGAAAGTATTGATGATGAAGCCAAATTAAAAGAGTGGTCATTGTTTTTACTAGAGCAAGCTCAATTGGCAGAAGGTGATCAGCTTGAAGAGCCAGCCGAGTTTATTAAACGTATGAATGCGTTATTAAGCGAAGTGATTTAA
- a CDS encoding chemotaxis protein CheA has protein sequence MDMMETFRQTYLEESFEGLDVMETGLLELPPGTPDNEKINEIFRAAHSIKGGSGTFGFSEIAGFTHVLETLLDEMRDNRRDVTQESIDAMLAAVDILRDMLTKLQDHEPIDEDRASEVQSVLEAILNGEEVEPIAEKSSESAQPEEQTAAGSGWIIDIIPEKDLLQTGNEPLRIFRELETLGKLEVKANWENLPNAATFDPESLYLSWELTLTGDSVNEDDIKEVFEWIDGDGAEIKLKALTTTSQPEAVAEVAPAKEVATSATPEAPVAQAEVKPAAKPKAKPDTKAPKQEGSIRVDLIKIDQMVNLVGELVITQSMLSQFGEQAEQSSDNSQEANMEWVDKLKEGLTHLERHTRELQESVMNIRMLPVSFAFNRMPRIVHDVSQKLGKQIELVMEGEGTELDKTMLEQLTDPLVHIVRNSIDHGIESPEVRVAAGKPEKGTVKMAAFHQGGNILIQITDDGAGIDYKRIEAKAIEKGVIEEDHNLNRDEIVDLIFHAGFSTADVVSDISGRGVGMDVVRRNIRGLGGSVDVKTTPGVGSVFTIRLPLTLAILDGQLCSVGSQTYVFPLISIIESIQVDKSHVKGIAGETELYKLRDSYIPVIRLHKKLGIKDAHQDLEDGLLVVVEDAGQRAGIFVDDLLGQQQVVIKSLESNFMKIEGIAGATILGDGTVSLILDVSETVSSHKGGNAHMNVA, from the coding sequence ATGGATATGATGGAAACTTTTCGCCAAACTTACCTGGAAGAGAGTTTTGAGGGTTTGGACGTTATGGAGACAGGTTTATTAGAACTGCCGCCAGGAACGCCTGATAATGAAAAGATTAATGAAATCTTCCGAGCAGCTCACTCAATTAAAGGCGGCAGTGGAACTTTTGGATTTAGTGAAATTGCTGGGTTTACTCATGTCTTAGAGACATTACTGGATGAGATGCGTGACAATCGTAGAGATGTTACGCAGGAGTCTATTGATGCGATGTTAGCCGCTGTTGATATTTTGCGAGATATGTTAACTAAACTACAAGATCATGAGCCTATTGATGAAGATCGTGCCAGTGAAGTACAGAGCGTTTTAGAAGCGATCTTGAATGGTGAAGAAGTTGAACCTATTGCTGAAAAATCCTCAGAAAGTGCCCAGCCAGAAGAACAAACTGCCGCTGGTAGTGGTTGGATTATTGACATCATTCCAGAAAAAGATTTATTACAAACCGGTAATGAACCATTACGTATTTTCAGGGAGCTAGAAACGCTTGGAAAATTAGAGGTTAAAGCAAATTGGGAAAACTTACCAAACGCCGCTACCTTTGATCCAGAGTCACTTTATTTAAGCTGGGAGCTTACTTTAACTGGCGATTCAGTTAATGAAGATGATATTAAAGAAGTCTTTGAATGGATTGATGGTGATGGTGCAGAAATTAAATTGAAAGCATTAACAACCACTAGTCAACCAGAAGCCGTTGCAGAGGTAGCCCCTGCCAAAGAAGTGGCAACTTCTGCCACACCTGAAGCTCCTGTTGCTCAAGCTGAAGTCAAACCCGCGGCTAAGCCTAAAGCCAAACCTGATACAAAAGCACCTAAACAAGAAGGTTCAATCCGTGTAGATTTAATTAAAATCGACCAAATGGTGAACTTAGTTGGTGAGCTAGTTATTACTCAATCAATGTTAAGTCAGTTTGGAGAGCAAGCTGAACAAAGCTCAGATAACTCTCAAGAAGCCAACATGGAATGGGTTGATAAACTTAAAGAAGGTTTAACCCATTTAGAACGTCATACTCGAGAGTTGCAAGAATCGGTTATGAATATTCGTATGTTACCAGTAAGTTTTGCCTTTAATCGTATGCCAAGAATTGTGCATGATGTAAGTCAAAAGCTTGGTAAACAAATAGAATTGGTTATGGAAGGTGAAGGTACTGAGTTAGACAAAACCATGCTTGAGCAGTTAACTGATCCGCTAGTACATATTGTACGTAACTCAATTGACCATGGTATTGAAAGCCCAGAAGTGAGAGTTGCGGCTGGTAAACCTGAAAAAGGGACGGTTAAAATGGCCGCTTTCCATCAAGGTGGTAATATTCTTATTCAGATTACCGATGATGGTGCAGGTATTGATTACAAACGTATTGAAGCCAAAGCCATTGAGAAAGGTGTCATTGAGGAAGATCATAATCTCAATAGGGATGAAATCGTAGATTTAATCTTCCATGCAGGCTTCTCAACCGCCGATGTGGTGAGTGATATCTCTGGACGCGGCGTGGGTATGGATGTTGTAAGAAGAAATATCCGTGGTTTAGGTGGTTCGGTAGATGTCAAAACAACGCCAGGTGTAGGTAGTGTCTTTACCATTCGTTTACCATTAACCTTAGCAATTCTTGACGGTCAATTATGTTCTGTGGGAAGTCAAACCTATGTGTTCCCATTGATTTCAATTATAGAGTCTATTCAGGTTGATAAGTCTCATGTTAAAGGCATTGCTGGCGAAACAGAATTGTATAAATTACGTGATAGCTATATTCCCGTTATTCGTTTACACAAAAAATTGGGCATTAAAGATGCCCACCAAGACCTTGAAGATGGACTGCTTGTTGTCGTTGAAGATGCTGGACAACGTGCTGGTATATTTGTGGATGACCTTTTGGGTCAACAGCAAGTAGTTATTAAAAGTTTAGAAAGTAATTTTATGAAAATTGAAGGTATTGCTGGGGCAACTATTTTAGGTGACGGTACCGTTTCATTAATCCTAGATGTCAGTGAAACCGTATCTTCGCATAAAGGTGGTAATGCTCATATGAATGTTGCATAA